A window from Zavarzinia compransoris encodes these proteins:
- a CDS encoding NAD(P)/FAD-dependent oxidoreductase, translated as MEQADVIILGAGAAGLMCAATAGARGRRVVVLDHAARPGAKILISGGGRCNFTNLDVRPERFLSANPHFCTSALKRYDQHDFIALVARHGIAYHEKTLGQLFCDGSAREILALLLAECAAAGAEIRLSRRITDVGHDGTRFRVATEHEVLVAGSLVLATGGPAIPKMGATGFAHEVARRFGLAVIEPRPALVPLTLAGDDLAFAAPLAGVAVDATAAIGKARFREALLFTHRGLSGPAILQISSYWAAGGSIDLTVLPDIDLLAHLKARKDERPRAEVKTVLAEILPARLAQALAAGFARPIGETGDKALAALVQRLRPWRVTPSGTEGFAKAEVAAGGIDTAGLSSKTMAARDVPGLYAIGEAVDVTGWLGGYNFQWAWSSGHAAGEAA; from the coding sequence ATGGAACAGGCTGACGTCATCATTCTCGGGGCCGGCGCCGCCGGCCTGATGTGCGCCGCGACCGCGGGTGCCCGCGGGCGGCGGGTGGTGGTGCTCGACCATGCCGCGCGGCCGGGGGCGAAGATCCTGATTTCCGGCGGCGGGCGCTGCAATTTCACCAATCTGGACGTCCGGCCCGAGCGGTTCCTCTCCGCCAACCCGCATTTCTGCACCTCGGCGCTGAAACGCTACGACCAGCATGATTTCATCGCCCTGGTCGCCCGCCACGGCATCGCCTATCACGAGAAGACCCTCGGGCAATTGTTCTGCGACGGTTCGGCCCGGGAGATCCTCGCCCTGCTGCTGGCGGAATGCGCCGCGGCCGGGGCCGAGATCCGCCTGTCGCGCCGGATCACCGACGTCGGCCATGACGGCACGCGGTTCCGCGTCGCCACCGAACACGAGGTCCTGGTCGCCGGCAGCCTGGTGCTGGCCACCGGCGGCCCCGCGATCCCCAAGATGGGGGCGACCGGCTTTGCCCATGAGGTGGCGCGCCGCTTCGGCCTTGCCGTGATCGAGCCGCGCCCGGCCCTGGTGCCCCTGACGCTCGCGGGCGACGATCTCGCCTTCGCCGCGCCGCTGGCCGGGGTCGCCGTCGATGCGACCGCCGCCATCGGCAAGGCGCGCTTCCGCGAAGCCCTGCTCTTCACCCATCGCGGCCTCTCGGGCCCGGCGATCCTGCAGATCTCGTCCTATTGGGCGGCGGGCGGCAGCATCGACCTGACCGTGCTGCCCGATATCGACCTGCTCGCCCACCTCAAGGCGCGGAAGGACGAGCGCCCCCGCGCCGAGGTCAAGACCGTGCTGGCGGAGATCCTGCCCGCCCGCCTCGCCCAGGCGCTGGCCGCCGGCTTTGCCCGCCCGATCGGCGAGACGGGGGACAAGGCCCTGGCCGCCCTGGTCCAGCGCCTCCGCCCCTGGCGGGTCACCCCGAGCGGCACCGAAGGCTTCGCCAAGGCCGAGGTCGCGGCCGGCGGCATCGATACCGCCGGCCTGTCGTCGAAGACCATGGCGGCCCGCGATGTCCCCGGCCTTTACGCCATCGGCGAGGCGGTCGACGTCACCGGCTGGCTGGGCGGCTATAATTTCCAATGGGCGTGGTCCAGCGGCCATGCCGCCGGCGAGGCCGCCTGA
- the tolB gene encoding Tol-Pal system beta propeller repeat protein TolB, with protein sequence MIGPFARTSLKAVVLGASLALAALTGTATAQTTIILEGGTLQPMPIAVPRFAGGDLGAQIAQVIAADLERSGLFRPVPAGSHPQTPEQIQAQPAFPSWRGAGAEALVAGRVVPQGNKVSFEFRLWDVQAEQQLTGTAFTADAANWRRVAHIIADTIYKKVTGEEGYFDTRIVYVSESGPKNRRVKRLAIMDQDGANHRFLTSGKDLVMTPRFSPRDQTITYMSYFNDKPRVYLFNIDSGQQEVLGDFPGMTFAPRFSPDGNTVVMSMAKDGNTDIFSVDLRTRRISRLTSGPAIDTSPSFSPDGSRIVYNSDQSGGQQLYVMSASGGGGKRISFGDGRYATPVWSPRGDYIAFTKIKGGRFSIGVMKPDGSGERILTESFLDEGPTWAPNGRVIAFFRQSPGAAGTVKLYTVDVTGRNERLVPTPLDGSDPAWSPLNP encoded by the coding sequence ATGATCGGGCCATTCGCACGTACTTCCCTGAAGGCTGTGGTCTTGGGCGCCAGTCTGGCGCTTGCCGCGCTGACCGGCACGGCCACTGCCCAGACTACTATCATCCTCGAAGGCGGCACATTGCAGCCGATGCCGATCGCGGTGCCGCGCTTCGCCGGCGGCGACCTCGGCGCCCAGATCGCCCAGGTGATCGCCGCCGACCTCGAACGCTCGGGCCTGTTCCGCCCGGTTCCCGCCGGCAGCCATCCGCAGACGCCGGAACAGATCCAGGCCCAGCCCGCCTTCCCGTCGTGGCGCGGCGCCGGCGCCGAGGCCCTGGTGGCCGGCCGCGTGGTGCCCCAGGGCAACAAGGTGTCGTTCGAATTCCGCCTGTGGGACGTGCAGGCCGAACAGCAGCTGACCGGCACCGCCTTCACCGCCGATGCCGCGAACTGGCGGCGCGTCGCCCATATCATCGCCGACACCATCTACAAGAAGGTGACGGGCGAGGAGGGCTATTTCGATACCCGCATCGTCTATGTCTCGGAATCGGGGCCGAAGAACCGGCGGGTGAAGCGCCTCGCCATCATGGACCAGGACGGCGCGAATCACCGCTTCCTGACCTCCGGCAAGGACCTGGTGATGACGCCGCGCTTCTCCCCGCGCGACCAGACCATCACCTATATGTCCTATTTCAACGACAAGCCGCGGGTCTATCTGTTCAATATCGACAGCGGGCAGCAGGAAGTGCTGGGGGATTTCCCGGGCATGACCTTCGCGCCGCGCTTCTCGCCCGACGGCAATACGGTCGTCATGTCCATGGCGAAGGACGGCAATACCGATATTTTCTCGGTCGACCTGCGCACCCGGCGCATTTCGCGCCTGACCTCGGGCCCGGCGATCGATACTTCGCCCAGCTTCTCGCCGGACGGCAGCCGGATCGTCTACAACTCGGACCAGAGCGGCGGCCAGCAGCTCTACGTCATGAGCGCGTCGGGCGGCGGCGGCAAACGCATATCGTTCGGCGACGGCCGCTATGCAACGCCGGTATGGTCGCCGCGCGGTGACTACATTGCCTTCACCAAGATCAAGGGCGGCCGCTTCTCGATCGGCGTGATGAAACCCGATGGTTCGGGCGAGCGCATCCTGACCGAGAGCTTTCTCGACGAAGGCCCGACCTGGGCCCCGAACGGGCGCGTGATCGCCTTTTTCCGCCAGTCTCCGGGCGCCGCGGGAACGGTGAAGCTCTATACGGTCGACGTCACCGGCCGCAACGAGCGCCTGGTGCCGACGCCGCTGGACGGTTCGGACCCGGCGTGGTCGCCCCTCAATCCGTGA
- the pal gene encoding peptidoglycan-associated lipoprotein Pal — MRFTHPGFKIAGIVASLFIVAACSSSNTDGAATTGGTTTGGIVPGSQEDLAATAGDSVFFALDQYNLSAQAQATLQAQAAWLAKYPSVTLTVEGHADERGTREYNLALGERRANSARAYLISLGVDANRLQVISYGKDRPFAVGSDETAWAQNRRAFSRVN; from the coding sequence ATGCGCTTCACCCATCCCGGTTTCAAGATCGCCGGTATCGTCGCCTCCCTGTTCATCGTCGCTGCCTGCTCGTCGTCGAACACCGATGGCGCCGCAACCACCGGCGGCACGACCACCGGCGGCATCGTCCCGGGCTCGCAGGAAGACCTCGCCGCCACCGCCGGTGACAGCGTGTTCTTTGCGCTCGACCAGTACAACCTGAGCGCCCAGGCCCAGGCCACCCTGCAGGCCCAGGCCGCCTGGCTGGCCAAGTATCCGTCGGTCACCCTGACGGTCGAAGGCCATGCCGACGAGCGCGGCACCCGCGAGTACAACCTCGCCCTCGGCGAGCGTCGTGCCAATTCGGCCCGCGCCTACCTGATCTCGCTGGGCGTCGACGCCAACCGTCTCCAGGTCATCTCCTACGGCAAGGACCGTCCGTTCGCCGTCGGTTCGGACGAGACCGCCTGGGCCCAGAACCGCCGCGCCTTCTCGCGCGTCAACTAA
- a CDS encoding TetR/AcrR family transcriptional regulator: MARRDEADLRAAILQAATAVFLTEGFSAASVGTIARAGGVSTKTIYRFFETKTEILVAVISGFMDIVLPGFDAYVVERAEDLEPVMNRLLTHTAVYGLSDAGLAANRLAVTEMMRVPEMVAAYYREGHEKLIAAVGRWLGRQAAAGHLRLDRPERAAAMLLSMAYADLTREAMVTGEPPEPEKIAAWVAEAVAIFLRGAVPR, encoded by the coding sequence GTGGCAAGGCGTGACGAGGCGGATCTGCGGGCGGCCATCCTGCAGGCGGCGACGGCGGTCTTTCTGACCGAAGGTTTCTCGGCCGCCTCGGTCGGTACCATCGCCCGGGCGGGCGGGGTCTCGACCAAGACGATCTATCGTTTCTTCGAGACGAAGACCGAGATCCTGGTCGCGGTGATTTCCGGCTTCATGGATATCGTGCTGCCGGGGTTCGATGCCTATGTCGTTGAACGGGCCGAGGACCTGGAGCCGGTGATGAACCGGCTGCTCACCCATACGGCGGTCTATGGCCTGTCCGATGCCGGCCTTGCCGCCAACCGGCTGGCGGTGACCGAAATGATGCGCGTGCCGGAAATGGTGGCGGCCTATTACCGCGAGGGCCACGAGAAGCTGATCGCCGCGGTCGGGCGCTGGCTGGGCCGGCAGGCGGCGGCGGGCCATCTCCGCCTCGACAGGCCGGAGCGGGCCGCGGCCATGCTGCTGTCCATGGCCTATGCCGACCTGACGCGGGAAGCGATGGTGACCGGCGAGCCGCCGGAACCGGAAAAGATCGCCGCCTGGGTGGCGGAGGCGGTGGCGATCTTCCTGCGCGGCGCGGTGCCGCGCTGA
- a CDS encoding SDR family oxidoreductase, whose product MLLQDKVVIVTGIGPGMGAKMVRDAAAAGARVVAMSRSDFVMGDVVKAATEAGGRAIGVLGDVTKAEDCARVAASAVEAFGTIDGLINSAYYHPPMVPLLDNDADDLRQAFDVIVGGALNMTRAVLPAFEARGKGAIVNIGTMANRKPMAGEGGYVLAKGALSSLTRQLALELGPKNIRVNMTTMGWLGGPATDMFFEWRALSTGRTKEEAVAEAAARIALGRIPPDDECGRAALMLLSDYAVQVTGATLDVNGGEYMPA is encoded by the coding sequence ATGCTGTTGCAGGACAAGGTGGTGATCGTCACCGGCATCGGCCCCGGCATGGGCGCCAAGATGGTGCGCGACGCGGCCGCCGCCGGCGCCCGCGTCGTCGCCATGTCGCGGTCGGATTTCGTCATGGGCGATGTCGTCAAGGCGGCGACCGAGGCGGGCGGCCGGGCCATCGGCGTGCTCGGCGACGTCACCAAGGCGGAGGATTGCGCCCGCGTCGCGGCCAGTGCCGTCGAGGCCTTCGGCACCATCGACGGGCTGATCAATTCCGCCTACTACCACCCGCCCATGGTGCCCCTGCTCGACAATGACGCCGACGACCTGCGCCAGGCCTTCGACGTCATCGTCGGCGGCGCCCTGAACATGACCCGCGCCGTGCTGCCGGCCTTCGAGGCCCGGGGCAAGGGCGCCATCGTCAATATCGGCACCATGGCCAACCGGAAGCCCATGGCGGGCGAGGGCGGTTACGTGCTGGCCAAGGGGGCGCTGTCCTCCCTCACCCGCCAATTGGCGCTGGAACTGGGGCCGAAGAACATCCGCGTCAACATGACCACCATGGGCTGGCTGGGCGGGCCCGCCACCGACATGTTCTTCGAATGGCGCGCCCTCTCGACCGGCCGGACCAAAGAGGAGGCGGTCGCCGAAGCCGCGGCGCGCATCGCGCTCGGCCGCATCCCGCCCGACGACGAATGCGGCCGCGCCGCCCTCATGCTCCTGTCCGACTACGCGGTGCAGGTGACGGGGGCGACGCTGGACGTCAACGGCGGCGAATACATGCCCGCCTGA
- a CDS encoding sulfotransferase family protein, translated as MTGTLSAEALMRQAEQETGLADFGDRWFLEPLNALVSSLNRDGELSEMGGYMQAANLTKYLGERLRLVQLLKDHPEIRDETVEVLAEIVGLPRTGSTMLHRLLACSPEVTSTFSWELLNPLPFPGDAPGDSRPRIEAAEQVTQIYLATMPEIAAIHPIDPVGYEEDVLLLDRSFISTGYTTMLKVPSYDRFLLDVDQTPAYEELKTWLKVLQWQAPARRGRKWLLKSPHHLTALPALFKVFPSCRVVMTHRTPAQTVPSYASMAAALTRPNTDRLDPAALGPFWVARFRRSLAAVIELRERHPDRFVDARYEDVQRDPVGEAKRVYAALGLPFGPAEEAAMRAWLEQNARDRHPAHHYTAEEFGLTREGLERDFAFYIDAYLKN; from the coding sequence ATGACCGGCACGCTTTCGGCCGAGGCCCTGATGCGCCAGGCCGAACAGGAAACCGGCCTTGCGGATTTCGGCGACCGCTGGTTCCTGGAGCCGCTGAATGCCCTGGTCTCGTCCCTGAACCGGGACGGCGAGCTGTCGGAAATGGGCGGCTACATGCAGGCCGCCAATCTGACCAAATACCTGGGCGAGCGCCTGCGCCTCGTGCAACTGCTGAAGGATCATCCGGAAATCCGGGATGAGACGGTCGAGGTCCTGGCCGAGATCGTCGGCCTGCCGCGCACCGGCAGCACCATGCTGCACCGCCTGCTCGCCTGTTCGCCCGAAGTGACCTCCACCTTCTCGTGGGAATTGCTGAACCCCCTGCCCTTCCCCGGCGATGCGCCGGGCGACAGCCGGCCGCGCATCGAGGCGGCGGAACAAGTGACGCAGATCTATCTGGCGACCATGCCCGAGATCGCCGCCATCCACCCGATCGATCCCGTCGGCTACGAGGAGGATGTCCTGCTTCTCGACCGCTCGTTCATCTCGACCGGTTACACCACGATGCTGAAGGTGCCGTCCTACGACCGCTTCCTGCTCGATGTCGACCAGACCCCGGCCTATGAGGAATTGAAGACCTGGCTGAAAGTCCTGCAATGGCAGGCGCCGGCGCGGCGCGGGCGGAAATGGCTGCTGAAGTCGCCCCACCACCTGACCGCCCTGCCCGCCCTGTTCAAGGTCTTCCCCTCGTGCCGGGTGGTGATGACCCACCGCACCCCGGCGCAGACCGTGCCCTCCTACGCCAGCATGGCGGCGGCGCTGACCCGGCCCAACACCGACCGCCTGGATCCCGCCGCCCTCGGCCCGTTCTGGGTCGCCCGCTTCCGCCGCTCGCTCGCCGCGGTGATCGAGTTGCGGGAACGGCACCCGGACCGTTTCGTCGATGCCCGCTACGAGGATGTGCAGCGCGATCCGGTGGGCGAGGCGAAGCGCGTCTATGCCGCCCTGGGCCTGCCGTTCGGGCCTGCGGAAGAGGCGGCGATGCGCGCCTGGCTGGAACAGAACGCCCGCGACCGCCACCCCGCCCATCACTATACGGCGGAGGAATTCGGCCTGACCCGTGAAGGGCTCGAACGCGACTTCGCCTTCTATATCGACGCCTACCTGAAAAACTGA
- the ybgF gene encoding tol-pal system protein YbgF encodes MPCLSRCGLSRRVSRPLLALGVVIAAGWGLPAAAQGAANLGALRDKVQELAAAASDIRLAQSTMAPAAAAQMDLRLSALEEEIRSLTGRIEEAQNAADRNDAQLKRFQEDVEFRLNRLEQGAGTATPGTAPPAAAPATPPAATAAATPAPAAPARGNPSPSNSPPDALAAYDAALGMLRRGEYVQAEAALKAFLSTYGSDRLAGNAQYWLGETFYARGNYEAAAQAFLTGVKTYPDGAKAPDTFLKLGISLVQMGQKDKGCQVLRELPGRYPDAAATIKSRAERGLRDGSCT; translated from the coding sequence ATGCCGTGCCTGTCCCGCTGTGGCCTGTCCCGCCGTGTTTCCCGCCCGCTGCTGGCCCTTGGCGTCGTCATTGCCGCCGGCTGGGGCCTGCCTGCCGCCGCGCAAGGGGCCGCGAACCTGGGCGCGCTGCGGGACAAGGTGCAGGAACTCGCCGCCGCCGCCTCGGACATCCGCCTGGCGCAGAGCACCATGGCGCCGGCCGCTGCAGCCCAGATGGACCTCCGCCTTTCCGCCCTCGAGGAAGAGATCCGCTCCCTCACCGGCCGGATCGAGGAGGCGCAGAATGCCGCCGACCGCAACGACGCCCAGCTCAAGCGCTTCCAGGAAGACGTCGAATTCCGCCTGAACCGGCTGGAACAGGGGGCGGGCACCGCAACCCCGGGCACGGCCCCGCCCGCGGCGGCCCCGGCAACGCCGCCGGCGGCCACCGCCGCGGCGACCCCGGCGCCGGCCGCCCCCGCCCGCGGCAACCCGAGCCCGTCCAATTCGCCGCCGGACGCGCTGGCCGCCTATGACGCCGCCCTCGGCATGCTGCGCCGGGGCGAATACGTCCAGGCCGAGGCGGCGCTGAAAGCCTTCCTCTCGACCTATGGCAGCGACCGCCTTGCCGGCAACGCGCAATATTGGCTGGGCGAGACCTTCTATGCCCGCGGCAATTACGAGGCGGCGGCCCAGGCGTTCCTGACCGGCGTGAAAACCTATCCCGACGGCGCCAAGGCGCCGGACACTTTCCTCAAGCTCGGCATCAGCCTGGTGCAGATGGGGCAGAAGGACAAAGGCTGCCAGGTCCTGCGCGAACTGCCCGGCCGCTATCCCGATGCCGCCGCCACGATCAAGAGCCGGGCGGAACGCGGCCTTCGGGATGGCTCCTGCACCTGA
- a CDS encoding nuclear transport factor 2 family protein, producing MALRLEDIELIKQLKYKYCRAIDTGDLALLETLLTPDAEVDYQGGIYRFKYEGRDNVIQAIKEAFNPQLVSSHTVHHPIIEVHDDDTADGHWTLIDWTMSLAFGNTVVEGSSFYVDRYVKQDGRWLIRKATYSRLFERVHQIENPNLTAHLLGGKAGA from the coding sequence ATGGCCCTGCGCCTCGAAGACATCGAACTGATCAAGCAGCTGAAATACAAATACTGCCGCGCGATCGACACCGGCGACCTCGCCCTGCTGGAAACCCTGCTGACCCCGGATGCCGAGGTCGATTACCAGGGCGGCATCTACCGCTTCAAATACGAGGGGCGGGACAATGTGATCCAGGCGATCAAGGAAGCCTTCAACCCGCAGCTGGTCAGCAGCCACACCGTCCACCACCCGATCATCGAGGTCCATGACGACGATACGGCGGACGGCCATTGGACCCTGATCGACTGGACCATGAGCCTCGCCTTCGGCAATACGGTGGTCGAGGGCAGTTCCTTCTATGTCGACAGATACGTGAAGCAGGACGGGCGCTGGCTGATCCGCAAGGCGACCTACAGCCGCCTGTTCGAACGCGTGCACCAGATCGAGAACCCCAACCTCACCGCCCATCTGCTGGGCGGTAAGGCCGGGGCCTGA
- a CDS encoding DUF1214 domain-containing protein, whose translation MDDATSQRILTGEAWQDFCRTIGQAGNILFRDAAPATLLDRGEGIRYLSRLTRAFLEASVEYADPDFPALRRLAHETVKIGADNPDNVYLSASVAGDRDYLIRGRRGTIAYFSIGSKANRYAIDGTMSSTGELNDSTLEIRPDGTFEIIASSTRKPGNWLPMAADTTLLVVRQSYLDHEAETPGSYTIERLGGPKAPPPLQAPALNDALQKAAMGVMGTAFIFAQWTELFMTRPNELPDWGQEMFQRAGGDPDIFYLHGYWQLAPDEAWVIETPVPDCPYWNFQLNNWWMESLDYRFHRIWVNKHGARPNPDGTVTLVVAARDPGFGNWIDTAGHDRGTALLRWVGARSHPLPACRIVKI comes from the coding sequence ATGGACGACGCGACCAGCCAGCGCATCCTGACCGGCGAGGCGTGGCAGGATTTCTGCCGCACCATCGGCCAGGCCGGCAATATCCTGTTCCGCGACGCCGCCCCCGCCACGCTGCTCGACCGGGGCGAGGGCATCCGCTACCTCAGCCGCCTGACCCGCGCCTTTCTCGAAGCCTCGGTCGAATATGCCGATCCGGATTTCCCGGCCCTGCGCCGCCTCGCCCATGAAACGGTGAAGATCGGGGCGGACAATCCGGACAATGTCTATCTCTCGGCGAGTGTCGCCGGCGACCGGGATTACCTGATCCGGGGCCGGCGCGGCACCATCGCCTATTTCTCCATCGGCTCGAAGGCCAACCGCTATGCGATCGACGGCACCATGTCCTCGACCGGCGAGTTGAACGACAGCACCCTGGAGATCCGCCCGGACGGCACTTTCGAGATCATCGCCAGCAGCACGCGCAAGCCCGGCAACTGGCTGCCCATGGCCGCCGACACCACCCTTCTCGTCGTCCGCCAATCCTATCTGGACCACGAGGCCGAGACGCCCGGCAGCTATACGATCGAACGGCTCGGCGGCCCCAAGGCGCCCCCGCCCCTTCAGGCCCCGGCCCTGAACGACGCCCTGCAAAAGGCCGCCATGGGGGTGATGGGCACCGCCTTCATCTTTGCGCAGTGGACCGAATTGTTCATGACCCGGCCGAACGAATTGCCCGACTGGGGACAGGAGATGTTCCAGCGCGCCGGCGGCGATCCCGACATCTTCTACCTGCACGGCTATTGGCAGCTCGCACCCGATGAAGCCTGGGTGATCGAAACCCCGGTGCCGGACTGCCCCTATTGGAACTTCCAGCTGAACAACTGGTGGATGGAATCCCTCGACTACCGCTTCCACCGCATCTGGGTGAACAAGCACGGCGCCAGGCCGAACCCGGACGGCACGGTAACCCTGGTGGTGGCGGCGCGCGATCCCGGCTTCGGCAACTGGATCGATACCGCAGGGCACGATCGCGGCACCGCCCTGCTGCGCTGGGTCGGCGCCCGCTCCCACCCGCTGCCGGCCTGCCGCATCGTCAAGATCTGA
- a CDS encoding TetR/AcrR family transcriptional regulator has translation MTKAGDTSDDSQRAGRRRLGVVLKPAAQARSRNKLERLLEVGHDMMIEVGFDRMRVVDIAERAGCSTGAFYQRFADKEALLEALAQRFAERAWTLLDTMLLPERFAGQPFALVVRRMLVVMVRLASANAVLLREVVRASLRDMGAWTYFSSMRDHLLDRLLDVARQHPEVAERARPGGPIDLAVQLVLSSLISRSLADQRTMGMSDDDLAAELATVMIRYLQLEDAPWDPSLSPSID, from the coding sequence ATGACCAAGGCCGGCGACACCAGCGACGACAGCCAGCGCGCGGGCCGCCGCCGCCTGGGCGTGGTGCTGAAGCCGGCGGCGCAGGCGCGCAGCCGGAACAAGCTGGAACGCCTGCTCGAGGTCGGCCACGACATGATGATCGAGGTCGGCTTCGACCGCATGCGCGTCGTCGACATCGCCGAGCGGGCGGGCTGCTCCACCGGCGCCTTCTACCAGCGCTTCGCCGACAAGGAAGCCCTGCTCGAAGCCCTGGCCCAGCGCTTCGCCGAACGGGCCTGGACCCTGCTCGACACCATGCTGCTGCCCGAACGCTTCGCCGGCCAGCCCTTCGCCCTCGTCGTCCGGCGCATGCTGGTGGTCATGGTCCGCCTGGCCAGTGCCAATGCGGTGCTGCTGCGCGAAGTGGTGCGCGCCTCGCTGCGCGACATGGGCGCCTGGACCTATTTCTCGTCGATGCGCGACCATTTGCTGGACCGCCTGCTGGACGTCGCCCGCCAGCACCCGGAAGTGGCGGAGCGCGCCCGGCCGGGCGGCCCGATCGACCTTGCCGTGCAACTGGTGCTGTCGTCCCTGATCAGCCGGTCCCTGGCCGACCAGCGCACCATGGGCATGTCGGACGACGATCTCGCCGCCGAACTGGCGACGGTGATGATCCGCTATCTCCAGCTCGAAGACGCGCCCTGGGACCCCAGCCTGTCGCCCAGCATCGACTGA
- a CDS encoding chorismate mutase — protein sequence MVEGVGAEGSAGVLPELQRLRDSIDNIDAALVHLLAERFKCTQAVGALKARHELPPADPQREAEQIRRLRSLAESARLDPEFAEKFLNFIIGEVIRHHRAIAGR from the coding sequence ATGGTCGAAGGGGTGGGGGCCGAGGGATCGGCGGGGGTCTTGCCGGAACTTCAGCGCCTGCGCGACAGTATCGACAATATCGATGCCGCCCTGGTTCACCTGCTTGCCGAACGCTTCAAATGCACCCAGGCGGTCGGCGCCCTGAAGGCGCGCCACGAATTGCCCCCGGCCGATCCCCAGCGCGAGGCGGAACAGATCCGCCGCCTGCGCTCGCTGGCCGAATCCGCCCGGCTCGATCCCGAATTCGCCGAGAAATTCCTCAACTTCATCATCGGCGAAGTCATCCGCCACCACCGCGCGATCGCCGGACGCTGA